One window of the Trifolium pratense cultivar HEN17-A07 linkage group LG2, ARS_RC_1.1, whole genome shotgun sequence genome contains the following:
- the LOC123903802 gene encoding uncharacterized protein LOC123903802 isoform X2 yields the protein MDLDKYINKYPNVSRGELEKMSACHFNRVRGESLSESMFESFVRGRHEEREREKENGRAALRTRPLVQVLSVTVQPKRSPLLIYGEICGEVYDSGAKQVHELYKRQPDAAELVGTNTELSLIGQDFSSFPPRTLTPLSWINVELYDGNNHTFAKQRFCLDEDQFENDYEEVKCREISCIQGKITFKYIIIPFGVQCRISFKIIGRHLVNDHIDVNGKIVVRYGNTYGNCIDEECVIFDKQNFDFERVGFERKARFLKIPRCWLATPAYAPFIVTLDLSEFGTSRKILNETIELLEGSTSEDSFFQEEMGLLIMVEAEWFEPDPFGVCKSPSLLEISAKDMEELDTDGEDESSDEESDDDLPSNSVLSWNLKPHCTWPSPAVEIFSVFIGREKSKAIQIHGSFEVLIDDEVKYYIFKREERDALRLQEHVNTAPILDGSRLFENFSSLGMKFDIKDVDGRLAIKGFVDFEARVLSFNFYQEKQLCSSILGQNGFAAVHYSIFSEAVLANIKVYLNLKRGGVDVYPEVVSGSLITQYSCYDYSTRYNKDYYRIVLFKSDEDSVQISSNGTIPLSRSMVVVPTYSSLVVDVNLSFGDSSGQMLSCAEIMRFNINEDRKTLETTDYSLCMELGWCDIK from the exons ATGGATTTAGATAAGTACATTAATAAATATCCTAATGTTTCAAGAGGAGAGCTCGAGAAGATGAGCGCTTGTCATTTTAATCGGGTGAGGGGCGAGTCACTGAGCGAGTCAATGTTCGAGTCTTTTGTTAGGGGACGCCATGAGGAAAGGGAAAGAGAGAAGGAAAATGGGAGAGCAGCTCTTCGAACGCGGCCTTTAGTACAAGTGTTATCGGTGACTGTGCAACCAAAAAGGAGTCCGCTTCTTATTTACGGGGAGATTTGTGGTGAAGTTTATGATTCTGGAGCGAAGCAGGTCCATGAACTTTATAAACGTCAGCCTGATGCTGCTGAATTAGTTGGGACGAACACCGAGTTAAGTTTAATCGGTCAAGATTTCTCAAGTTTCCCTCCACGTACACTTACACCATTAAGTTGGATAAATGTGGAGTTGTACGATGGAAATAATCATACATTTGCAAAGCAGCGCTTTTGTTTGGATGAGGACCaatttgaaaatgattatgaaGAGGTGAAATGTAGGGAAATTTCTTGTATTCAAGGCAAAATTACTTTTAAGTACATCATAATTCCATTTGGTGTTCAGTGCCGCATAAGTTTCAAGATTATTGGTAGACACTTAGTAAATGACCACATTGATGTCAACGGAAAAATTGTCGTTCGCTATGGCAATACATATGGAAATTGTATTGACGAAGAGTGTGTCATATTTGATAagcaaaattttgattttgaacgAGTCGGATTTGAAAGGAAGGCAAGATTTTTAAAGATCCCTAGATGTTGGTTGGCTACACCTGCATACGCTCCTTTTATTGTCACTCTAGATTTATCAGAATTTGGAACAAGTAGAAAGATTCTTAATGAGACCATAGAGTTACTAGAGGGATCAACGTCTGAAGATTCATTCTTTCAAGAAGAGATGGGTCTCCTTATTATGGTTGAGGCCGAATGGTTTGAACCTGACCCTTTTGGGGTATGTAag TCTCCTAGCTTACTAGAAATCTCCGCAAAAGACATGGAAGAGTTGGATACCGATGGAGAAGATGAg TCTTCTGATGAAGAATCTGATGATGATTTGCCATCCAACTCTGTGCTTTCATG GAATCTAAAACCTCATTGCACATGGCCATCTCCTGCTGTGGAGATATTCTCAGTCTTCATTGGTCGTGAAAAGTCCAAGGCTATACAAATCCATggttcttttgaagttttaatcgaTGATGAAGTAAAGTATTACATATTCAAAAGAGAGGAAAGAGATGCTCTAAGGTTACAAGAACATGTGAATACCGCACCTATCCTAGATGGCTCTCGACTTTTTGAGAATTTCAGTTCTTTAGGAATGAAATTTGATATAAAGGACGTTGATGGTCGTTTAGCCATCAAAGGGTTTGTTGATTTTGAAGCTCGGGTtcttagttttaatttttatcaagAGAAACAGCTATGTTCTTCTATTCTTGGTCAAAATGGATTCGCAGCTGTGCATTATTCCATCTTCTCTGAAGCTGTTTTGGCTAACATTAAGGTTTACTTAAACCTCAAAAGGGGAGGTGTTGATGTGTATCCTGAGGTGGTCTCTGGGAGTCTCATAACCCAATATAGTTGTTATGACTATTCAACACGATATAACAAAGATTACTATCGGATCGTGTTGTTTAAGAGTGATGAAGATTCGGTTCAAATAAGTTCTAATGGGACAATACCACTTTCTAGGAGCATGGTTGTTGTGCCAACATATTCCTCTCTTGTTGTCGATGTGAACCTTTCATTTGGAGACTCCTCCGGCCAGATGCTATCATGTGCTGAAATCATGAGATTTAATATTAATGAAGATAGAAAAACCTTAGAAACAACTGATTATTCTCTTTGCATGGAGTTAGGTTGGTGTGACATTAAGTAA
- the LOC123903802 gene encoding uncharacterized protein LOC123903802 isoform X1, which translates to MDLDKYINKYPNVSRGELEKMSACHFNRVRGESLSESMFESFVRGRHEEREREKENGRAALRTRPLVQVLSVTVQPKRSPLLIYGEICGEVYDSGAKQVHELYKRQPDAAELVGTNTELSLIGQDFSSFPPRTLTPLSWINVELYDGNNHTFAKQRFCLDEDQFENDYEEVKCREISCIQGKITFKYIIIPFGVQCRISFKIIGRHLVNDHIDVNGKIVVRYGNTYGNCIDEECVIFDKQNFDFERVGFERKARFLKIPRCWLATPAYAPFIVTLDLSEFGTSRKILNETIELLEGSTSEDSFFQEEMGLLIMVEAEWFEPDPFGVCKSPSLLEISAKDMEELDTDGEDEVYSLFFFFCTFLSNLFFCHVFGAHMGSFYLFQSSDEESDDDLPSNSVLSWNLKPHCTWPSPAVEIFSVFIGREKSKAIQIHGSFEVLIDDEVKYYIFKREERDALRLQEHVNTAPILDGSRLFENFSSLGMKFDIKDVDGRLAIKGFVDFEARVLSFNFYQEKQLCSSILGQNGFAAVHYSIFSEAVLANIKVYLNLKRGGVDVYPEVVSGSLITQYSCYDYSTRYNKDYYRIVLFKSDEDSVQISSNGTIPLSRSMVVVPTYSSLVVDVNLSFGDSSGQMLSCAEIMRFNINEDRKTLETTDYSLCMELGWCDIK; encoded by the exons ATGGATTTAGATAAGTACATTAATAAATATCCTAATGTTTCAAGAGGAGAGCTCGAGAAGATGAGCGCTTGTCATTTTAATCGGGTGAGGGGCGAGTCACTGAGCGAGTCAATGTTCGAGTCTTTTGTTAGGGGACGCCATGAGGAAAGGGAAAGAGAGAAGGAAAATGGGAGAGCAGCTCTTCGAACGCGGCCTTTAGTACAAGTGTTATCGGTGACTGTGCAACCAAAAAGGAGTCCGCTTCTTATTTACGGGGAGATTTGTGGTGAAGTTTATGATTCTGGAGCGAAGCAGGTCCATGAACTTTATAAACGTCAGCCTGATGCTGCTGAATTAGTTGGGACGAACACCGAGTTAAGTTTAATCGGTCAAGATTTCTCAAGTTTCCCTCCACGTACACTTACACCATTAAGTTGGATAAATGTGGAGTTGTACGATGGAAATAATCATACATTTGCAAAGCAGCGCTTTTGTTTGGATGAGGACCaatttgaaaatgattatgaaGAGGTGAAATGTAGGGAAATTTCTTGTATTCAAGGCAAAATTACTTTTAAGTACATCATAATTCCATTTGGTGTTCAGTGCCGCATAAGTTTCAAGATTATTGGTAGACACTTAGTAAATGACCACATTGATGTCAACGGAAAAATTGTCGTTCGCTATGGCAATACATATGGAAATTGTATTGACGAAGAGTGTGTCATATTTGATAagcaaaattttgattttgaacgAGTCGGATTTGAAAGGAAGGCAAGATTTTTAAAGATCCCTAGATGTTGGTTGGCTACACCTGCATACGCTCCTTTTATTGTCACTCTAGATTTATCAGAATTTGGAACAAGTAGAAAGATTCTTAATGAGACCATAGAGTTACTAGAGGGATCAACGTCTGAAGATTCATTCTTTCAAGAAGAGATGGGTCTCCTTATTATGGTTGAGGCCGAATGGTTTGAACCTGACCCTTTTGGGGTATGTAag TCTCCTAGCTTACTAGAAATCTCCGCAAAAGACATGGAAGAGTTGGATACCGATGGAGAAGATGAggtttattctctttttttttttttttgtacttttctttctaatttatttttctgtcatgTTTTTGGAGCTCATATGGGTTCTTTTTACTTATTTCAGTCTTCTGATGAAGAATCTGATGATGATTTGCCATCCAACTCTGTGCTTTCATG GAATCTAAAACCTCATTGCACATGGCCATCTCCTGCTGTGGAGATATTCTCAGTCTTCATTGGTCGTGAAAAGTCCAAGGCTATACAAATCCATggttcttttgaagttttaatcgaTGATGAAGTAAAGTATTACATATTCAAAAGAGAGGAAAGAGATGCTCTAAGGTTACAAGAACATGTGAATACCGCACCTATCCTAGATGGCTCTCGACTTTTTGAGAATTTCAGTTCTTTAGGAATGAAATTTGATATAAAGGACGTTGATGGTCGTTTAGCCATCAAAGGGTTTGTTGATTTTGAAGCTCGGGTtcttagttttaatttttatcaagAGAAACAGCTATGTTCTTCTATTCTTGGTCAAAATGGATTCGCAGCTGTGCATTATTCCATCTTCTCTGAAGCTGTTTTGGCTAACATTAAGGTTTACTTAAACCTCAAAAGGGGAGGTGTTGATGTGTATCCTGAGGTGGTCTCTGGGAGTCTCATAACCCAATATAGTTGTTATGACTATTCAACACGATATAACAAAGATTACTATCGGATCGTGTTGTTTAAGAGTGATGAAGATTCGGTTCAAATAAGTTCTAATGGGACAATACCACTTTCTAGGAGCATGGTTGTTGTGCCAACATATTCCTCTCTTGTTGTCGATGTGAACCTTTCATTTGGAGACTCCTCCGGCCAGATGCTATCATGTGCTGAAATCATGAGATTTAATATTAATGAAGATAGAAAAACCTTAGAAACAACTGATTATTCTCTTTGCATGGAGTTAGGTTGGTGTGACATTAAGTAA
- the LOC123903802 gene encoding uncharacterized protein LOC123903802 isoform X3, with protein sequence MDLDKYINKYPNVSRGELEKMSACHFNRVRGESLSESMFESFVRGRHEEREREKENGRAALRTRPLVQVLSVTVQPKRSPLLIYGEICGEVYDSGAKQVHELYKRQPDAAELVGTNTELSLIGQDFSSFPPRTLTPLSWINVELYDGNNHTFAKQRFCLDEDQFENDYEEVKCREISCIQGKITFKYIIIPFGVQCRISFKIIGRHLVNDHIDVNGKIVVRYGNTYGNCIDEECVIFDKQNFDFERVGFERKARFLKIPRCWLATPAYAPFIVTLDLSEFGTSRKILNETIELLEGSTSEDSFFQEEMGLLIMVEAEWFEPDPFGSPSLLEISAKDMEELDTDGEDESSDEESDDDLPSNSVLSWNLKPHCTWPSPAVEIFSVFIGREKSKAIQIHGSFEVLIDDEVKYYIFKREERDALRLQEHVNTAPILDGSRLFENFSSLGMKFDIKDVDGRLAIKGFVDFEARVLSFNFYQEKQLCSSILGQNGFAAVHYSIFSEAVLANIKVYLNLKRGGVDVYPEVVSGSLITQYSCYDYSTRYNKDYYRIVLFKSDEDSVQISSNGTIPLSRSMVVVPTYSSLVVDVNLSFGDSSGQMLSCAEIMRFNINEDRKTLETTDYSLCMELGWCDIK encoded by the exons ATGGATTTAGATAAGTACATTAATAAATATCCTAATGTTTCAAGAGGAGAGCTCGAGAAGATGAGCGCTTGTCATTTTAATCGGGTGAGGGGCGAGTCACTGAGCGAGTCAATGTTCGAGTCTTTTGTTAGGGGACGCCATGAGGAAAGGGAAAGAGAGAAGGAAAATGGGAGAGCAGCTCTTCGAACGCGGCCTTTAGTACAAGTGTTATCGGTGACTGTGCAACCAAAAAGGAGTCCGCTTCTTATTTACGGGGAGATTTGTGGTGAAGTTTATGATTCTGGAGCGAAGCAGGTCCATGAACTTTATAAACGTCAGCCTGATGCTGCTGAATTAGTTGGGACGAACACCGAGTTAAGTTTAATCGGTCAAGATTTCTCAAGTTTCCCTCCACGTACACTTACACCATTAAGTTGGATAAATGTGGAGTTGTACGATGGAAATAATCATACATTTGCAAAGCAGCGCTTTTGTTTGGATGAGGACCaatttgaaaatgattatgaaGAGGTGAAATGTAGGGAAATTTCTTGTATTCAAGGCAAAATTACTTTTAAGTACATCATAATTCCATTTGGTGTTCAGTGCCGCATAAGTTTCAAGATTATTGGTAGACACTTAGTAAATGACCACATTGATGTCAACGGAAAAATTGTCGTTCGCTATGGCAATACATATGGAAATTGTATTGACGAAGAGTGTGTCATATTTGATAagcaaaattttgattttgaacgAGTCGGATTTGAAAGGAAGGCAAGATTTTTAAAGATCCCTAGATGTTGGTTGGCTACACCTGCATACGCTCCTTTTATTGTCACTCTAGATTTATCAGAATTTGGAACAAGTAGAAAGATTCTTAATGAGACCATAGAGTTACTAGAGGGATCAACGTCTGAAGATTCATTCTTTCAAGAAGAGATGGGTCTCCTTATTATGGTTGAGGCCGAATGGTTTGAACCTGACCCTTTTGGG TCTCCTAGCTTACTAGAAATCTCCGCAAAAGACATGGAAGAGTTGGATACCGATGGAGAAGATGAg TCTTCTGATGAAGAATCTGATGATGATTTGCCATCCAACTCTGTGCTTTCATG GAATCTAAAACCTCATTGCACATGGCCATCTCCTGCTGTGGAGATATTCTCAGTCTTCATTGGTCGTGAAAAGTCCAAGGCTATACAAATCCATggttcttttgaagttttaatcgaTGATGAAGTAAAGTATTACATATTCAAAAGAGAGGAAAGAGATGCTCTAAGGTTACAAGAACATGTGAATACCGCACCTATCCTAGATGGCTCTCGACTTTTTGAGAATTTCAGTTCTTTAGGAATGAAATTTGATATAAAGGACGTTGATGGTCGTTTAGCCATCAAAGGGTTTGTTGATTTTGAAGCTCGGGTtcttagttttaatttttatcaagAGAAACAGCTATGTTCTTCTATTCTTGGTCAAAATGGATTCGCAGCTGTGCATTATTCCATCTTCTCTGAAGCTGTTTTGGCTAACATTAAGGTTTACTTAAACCTCAAAAGGGGAGGTGTTGATGTGTATCCTGAGGTGGTCTCTGGGAGTCTCATAACCCAATATAGTTGTTATGACTATTCAACACGATATAACAAAGATTACTATCGGATCGTGTTGTTTAAGAGTGATGAAGATTCGGTTCAAATAAGTTCTAATGGGACAATACCACTTTCTAGGAGCATGGTTGTTGTGCCAACATATTCCTCTCTTGTTGTCGATGTGAACCTTTCATTTGGAGACTCCTCCGGCCAGATGCTATCATGTGCTGAAATCATGAGATTTAATATTAATGAAGATAGAAAAACCTTAGAAACAACTGATTATTCTCTTTGCATGGAGTTAGGTTGGTGTGACATTAAGTAA
- the LOC123903802 gene encoding uncharacterized protein LOC123903802 isoform X4 yields MDLDKYINKYPNVSRGELEKMSACHFNRVRGESLSESMFESFVRGRHEEREREKENGRAALRTRPLVQVLSVTVQPKRSPLLIYGEICGEVYDSGAKQVHELYKRQPDAAELVGTNTELSLIGQDFSSFPPRTLTPLSWINVELYDGNNHTFAKQRFCLDEDQFENDYEEVKCREISCIQGKITFKYIIIPFGVQCRISFKIIGRHLVNDHIDVNGKIVVRYGNTYGNCIDEECVIFDKQNFDFERVGFERKARFLKIPRCWLATPAYAPFIVTLDLSEFGTSRKILNETIELLEGSTSEDSFFQEEMGLLIMVEAEWFEPDPFGVCKSPSLLEISAKDMEELDTDGEDESSDEESDDDLPSNSVLSWSSPAVEIFSVFIGREKSKAIQIHGSFEVLIDDEVKYYIFKREERDALRLQEHVNTAPILDGSRLFENFSSLGMKFDIKDVDGRLAIKGFVDFEARVLSFNFYQEKQLCSSILGQNGFAAVHYSIFSEAVLANIKVYLNLKRGGVDVYPEVVSGSLITQYSCYDYSTRYNKDYYRIVLFKSDEDSVQISSNGTIPLSRSMVVVPTYSSLVVDVNLSFGDSSGQMLSCAEIMRFNINEDRKTLETTDYSLCMELGWCDIK; encoded by the exons ATGGATTTAGATAAGTACATTAATAAATATCCTAATGTTTCAAGAGGAGAGCTCGAGAAGATGAGCGCTTGTCATTTTAATCGGGTGAGGGGCGAGTCACTGAGCGAGTCAATGTTCGAGTCTTTTGTTAGGGGACGCCATGAGGAAAGGGAAAGAGAGAAGGAAAATGGGAGAGCAGCTCTTCGAACGCGGCCTTTAGTACAAGTGTTATCGGTGACTGTGCAACCAAAAAGGAGTCCGCTTCTTATTTACGGGGAGATTTGTGGTGAAGTTTATGATTCTGGAGCGAAGCAGGTCCATGAACTTTATAAACGTCAGCCTGATGCTGCTGAATTAGTTGGGACGAACACCGAGTTAAGTTTAATCGGTCAAGATTTCTCAAGTTTCCCTCCACGTACACTTACACCATTAAGTTGGATAAATGTGGAGTTGTACGATGGAAATAATCATACATTTGCAAAGCAGCGCTTTTGTTTGGATGAGGACCaatttgaaaatgattatgaaGAGGTGAAATGTAGGGAAATTTCTTGTATTCAAGGCAAAATTACTTTTAAGTACATCATAATTCCATTTGGTGTTCAGTGCCGCATAAGTTTCAAGATTATTGGTAGACACTTAGTAAATGACCACATTGATGTCAACGGAAAAATTGTCGTTCGCTATGGCAATACATATGGAAATTGTATTGACGAAGAGTGTGTCATATTTGATAagcaaaattttgattttgaacgAGTCGGATTTGAAAGGAAGGCAAGATTTTTAAAGATCCCTAGATGTTGGTTGGCTACACCTGCATACGCTCCTTTTATTGTCACTCTAGATTTATCAGAATTTGGAACAAGTAGAAAGATTCTTAATGAGACCATAGAGTTACTAGAGGGATCAACGTCTGAAGATTCATTCTTTCAAGAAGAGATGGGTCTCCTTATTATGGTTGAGGCCGAATGGTTTGAACCTGACCCTTTTGGGGTATGTAag TCTCCTAGCTTACTAGAAATCTCCGCAAAAGACATGGAAGAGTTGGATACCGATGGAGAAGATGAg TCTTCTGATGAAGAATCTGATGATGATTTGCCATCCAACTCTGTGCTTTCATGGT CATCTCCTGCTGTGGAGATATTCTCAGTCTTCATTGGTCGTGAAAAGTCCAAGGCTATACAAATCCATggttcttttgaagttttaatcgaTGATGAAGTAAAGTATTACATATTCAAAAGAGAGGAAAGAGATGCTCTAAGGTTACAAGAACATGTGAATACCGCACCTATCCTAGATGGCTCTCGACTTTTTGAGAATTTCAGTTCTTTAGGAATGAAATTTGATATAAAGGACGTTGATGGTCGTTTAGCCATCAAAGGGTTTGTTGATTTTGAAGCTCGGGTtcttagttttaatttttatcaagAGAAACAGCTATGTTCTTCTATTCTTGGTCAAAATGGATTCGCAGCTGTGCATTATTCCATCTTCTCTGAAGCTGTTTTGGCTAACATTAAGGTTTACTTAAACCTCAAAAGGGGAGGTGTTGATGTGTATCCTGAGGTGGTCTCTGGGAGTCTCATAACCCAATATAGTTGTTATGACTATTCAACACGATATAACAAAGATTACTATCGGATCGTGTTGTTTAAGAGTGATGAAGATTCGGTTCAAATAAGTTCTAATGGGACAATACCACTTTCTAGGAGCATGGTTGTTGTGCCAACATATTCCTCTCTTGTTGTCGATGTGAACCTTTCATTTGGAGACTCCTCCGGCCAGATGCTATCATGTGCTGAAATCATGAGATTTAATATTAATGAAGATAGAAAAACCTTAGAAACAACTGATTATTCTCTTTGCATGGAGTTAGGTTGGTGTGACATTAAGTAA
- the LOC123903806 gene encoding uncharacterized protein LOC123903806 — protein sequence MCSLEFTYVNVLFVCCVDQASIQNVVNTTKILINPDIPEAIEFRNSIAVHGIEVETKVPVIGGSAKPSMDEDFLRMYPRKKVSELADMEEDGIFAVYGVVTSIVEGEDWWYPACKCHRSVVPDSGPYFCNGCSKHVFHIVPRFKTKVEVSDGDAASVFVIFDSNMSYIMEKLCADFVGKAKEYFIVISLPMPNDL from the exons ATGTGTTCTTTGGAATTTACTTATGTTAACGTTCTTTTTGTTTGCTGTGTAGATCAAGCTTCTATTCAAAATGTCGTCAACACTACTAAGATATTAATAAATCCTGATATCCCTGAGGCTATTGAATTTAGGAATAG CATTGCTGTCCATGGCATTGAGGTGGAAACAAAAGTACCTGTTATCGGTGGAAGTGCTAAACCTTCAATGGATGAAGATTTTCTGCGTATGTATCCCAGAAAGAAAGTGTCCGAGCTTGCTGATATGGAAGAAGATGGTATCTTCGCTGTCTATGGGGTTGTTACCTCAATTGTCGAAGGGGAGGATTGGTGGTATCCCGCGTGTAAGTGCCATAGATCTGTCGTTCCTGATTCTGGGCCATACTTTTGCAATGGATGCTCCAAACACGTGTTTCACATTGTGCCAAG GTTCAAAACGAAGGTCGAAGTCTCTGATGGTGATGCTGCTTCTGTGTTTGTTATATTTGATTCAAACATGAGTTATATCATGGAGAAATTGTGTGCTGATTTTGTTGGAAAAGCAAAGGAATATTTCATTGTTATAAGTCTTCCTATGCCTAATGATTTATAG
- the LOC123904314 gene encoding uncharacterized protein At4g38062-like yields MNNVYEELDEAKNEIETLKVELRGKTSSFKNLKSSHDAKVNIIEEALSKVEKLEQELHEKAHEFTYSEQLHEYHNSNLSPVERREQQRTNNRLKQFKPCTKECELEKSTLLDEIFLLKSKLDSQVIISQDLQYQLQMCKQLLAHEESQRKSLEVEVLDLKLQIEFVNSQKDEDVDDLTHALKYSNEELEQENHQLRKSLREFQESHEAKASYSLSTLRSNLRGLEQTHKECVSIFQTRQAGWSFKLEQMSENIENYRYALETKATTIEKLETELECSDSSNIELMLLNEEMYVMLLVLKEGIYEYNEVQQSVNNERNYHKVMLEESTKCRTKIDLKEQHRGVYGGLEKPNIELDGETYEISEIEFELQMWKSVVESLRNDLEENRVIRKALEKSLLTQVDFSESLKQEKDSLDNKLEAKENEIDYLQLHVFVLEHELKARETKTYEQEPFRREFERENHIKRKNMATNELMRHVTSLEKKFTTSLIPFNSQLDEKHAEIILVQEICDKLSEAEALAIIEFEEKKLMMEELEDDINDMEDKLKLQEENLNQLKQLALDIEMKIDSKQLRIKELNDQMENKLRGSDVLLQKIKMENESLLENGARLSLEKETLLGFVMELGDKMSDYAAADTNLADVWRNSVQSFEKDCVGETNFKNDDGLFVKENMIVHSPTRLNKSISLI; encoded by the coding sequence ATGAATAATGTATATGAAGAGCTAGATGAagctaaaaatgaaattgaaacacTCAAAGTAGAACTTAGAGGCAAGACAAGTTCATttaagaacttgaaaagttCTCATGATGCAAAAGTCAATATAATAGAAGAAGCTCTTTCCAAAGTTGAGAAGCTTGAACAAGAATTGCACGAAAAAGCGCATGAATTCACTTACTCAGAGCAATTACATGAATATCACAACTCAAATTTGAGTCCGGTGGAGCGCAGAGAGCAACAACGAACTAATAATCGGTTAAAACAGTTTAAGCCATGTACAAAGGAATGTGAGTTGGAAAAATCTACATTGCTTGATGAAATTTTCTTATTGAAATCAAAGTTAGATTCTCAAGTTATAATATCACAAGATCTACAATATCAATTACAAATGTGTAAACAATTACTTGCACATGAAGAAAGCCAGAGAAAGTCTTTGGAAGTTGAAGTTTTAGACTTGAAATTACAAATTGAATTTGTAAATTCTCAGAAAGACGAAGATGTTGACGATCTTACACATGCATTGAAATACTCAAATGAGGAGTTAGAGCAAGAAAATCATCAATTAAGGAAGTCTTTAAGAGAATTTCAGGAATCTCACGAAGCGAAAGCTTCATATTCTCTTTCGACGTTGCGATCAAATCTTAGAGGTTTGGAACAAACTCACAAAGAGTGTGTCTCGATTTTTCAAACTAGACAAGCTGGCTGGAGTTTTAAGCTAGAACAAATGTCAGAAAATATCGAAAACTATCGGTATGCATTAGAAACTAAAGCTACAACAATAGAAAAGCTCGAAACGGAGTTGGAATGTTCTGATTCTTCTAATATTGAGCTGATGTTGTTGAATGAGGAGATGTATGTGATGTTACTAGTCTTAAAAGAAGGGATTTATGAATACAATGAAGTACAACAATCGGTGAATAATGAACGCAATTACCACAAGGTAATGCTTGAAGAATCGACAAAGTGTCGAACCAAAATTGATTTGAAAGAACAACATAGGGGAGTCTATGGTGGTTTAGAAAAACCAAACATTGAATTGGATGGGGAAACATATGAAATAAGTGAAATAGAGTTCGAATTACAAATGTGGAAATCGGTGGTTGAAAGTTTGAGGAATGATCTCGAAGAAAATCGTGTAATACGAAAAGCACTTGAAAAATCACTACTTACACAAGTAGATTTTAGTGAAAGCCTCAAGCAAGAGAAAGATAGCTTGGATAATAAGTTAGaagcaaaagaaaatgaaatagaTTATTTGCAACTACATGTTTTTGTATTGGAGCATGAACTAAAAGCAAGGGAAACAAAAACTTATGAACAAGAACCATTTAGAAGAGAGTTTGAGAGAGAGAATCatataaagagaaaaaatatggCAACAAATGAACTCATGCGACATGTTACTTCATTGGAAAAGAAATTCACTACTTCATTGATACCTTTTAATTCACAATTAGATGAGAAACATGCTGAAATTATTCTAGTACAAGAAATTTGTGATAAGTTATCAGAAGCTGAGGCTTTAGCTATTATTGAATTTGAAGAGAAGAAATTGATGATGGAAGAACTTGAGGATGATATTAATGACATGGAGGATAAACTAAAATTGCAAGAAGAGAATTTGAATCAATTGAAACAACTTGCATTGgatattgaaatgaaaatagatTCCAAACAGTTAAGAATAAAGGAGTTGAATGATCAAATGGAGAATAAGCTAAGAGGCTCAGAtgttttgcttcaaaaaatcaAGATGGAGAATGAAAGTTTGCTTGAAAATGGTGCAAGATTATCACTAGAAAAGGAAACTTTGTTGGGTTTTGTTATGGAATTAGGTGATAAAATGAGTGATTACGCAGCTGCAGATACTAATCTCGCTGATGTGTGGAGAAATTCGGTTCAATCTTTTGAGAAAGATTGTGTAGGAGAAacgaattttaaaaatgatgatGGATTGTTTGTAAAAGAGAATATGATAGTACATTCTCCTACAAGGTTAAATAAATCTATTTCTCTGATTTAG